In a single window of the Candidatus Caccoplasma merdavium genome:
- a CDS encoding TonB-dependent receptor, with product MMKHIALLLLLALFSTTALMGQENGTQKITGYIVDSSGNPIAGATVKIKDSTTATISDGNGQFSLTTPATEATLIASFLGYRNYETTVSPTTTTLKIALEEDAQQLDDVVVIGYGTQKKSSLTSSVEVVRGEDLKRMPVMNVNEALVGLVAGVSVQNSTGDPSSGKESDIRIRGINGTPLLVIDGVPRFGENTSDGEMRLSDLNPDDIESISMLKDAAAAAVYGARAANGVILVKTKRGEDSQKVRVNYRGQFNLQQATCLPDFLNAEEFATLYNRAVDARGDDVYEKYDLEAIKSNPNLYGDENLLDYLDKFGYSTLHSLSVSGGNKFVRYYISGGYTNIKGLYSGVGRDRFNYSAKLDAYIVKGLTLSLDITGNRSNNKNTSYTTIDAAYGYSPLQVLRYTSGELASISGSNPLLAVDGLGGYIRNKTNFNTLSATLNYEFQAVKGLSLYLKATVDNNNSINTTFSSPETLYLYDSETGEISEDPLTTYPTAKISLSQRDQFVDNKLFEGGINYTNTFRERHDFSAMLVANYQDYRNRYMTGTNNDMAGKYPEVIGTATDSKLVGNEYFYQRASLIGRFTYGFDNRYFIETSFRVDGSTKLPPENRWGFFPTVSGAWILSNESFFRSWDQPVISNLKFRASTGLLGRDAVLTDFGYLMNYVYTTNSGYQIGGNFKPGIITDPNSFPNPDLKWEKSQDYNIAVDAGFWKNRFALTYEYYWRFKTDMLTYAPTYLYPPSAGTGGNVPYINFGKVKAWGWDLTLTHKNSIGQFKYDVGVTVSKTFDVVLDYGDESSVVEHQRRKGRSSQLWLLYQSDGLFQSWEEIANYPVDQDGMGNTTLAPGDIKYKDVDGDNVITANDRVYVKSSAYPDFSMSLSLGCSYKGFFMNAMLQGVAGYQQQITELYTLESSSLQRFQRYHLTDTWTEDNPDATYPRIKFASKNDNNRKESDFWIRNCNYIRLRSLTIGYALPAKLLQKKKINSVSIALQGSNLFTISSLEDGIDPESLRGYPIQRSYGITLNFGF from the coding sequence ATGATGAAACATATTGCTTTGTTGCTTCTTCTCGCTCTCTTCTCCACGACGGCACTCATGGGGCAAGAGAACGGGACGCAAAAAATAACCGGATATATTGTCGACTCATCGGGGAACCCCATTGCCGGAGCCACCGTAAAAATCAAAGACTCGACAACGGCCACCATCAGCGACGGCAACGGACAGTTCTCGCTGACAACCCCCGCGACCGAAGCGACCCTCATCGCCTCTTTTCTCGGGTACCGTAACTACGAGACCACGGTCTCTCCGACGACCACGACCCTCAAAATCGCCCTCGAAGAAGATGCCCAGCAACTCGACGACGTGGTAGTCATCGGATACGGTACACAGAAGAAATCGTCACTCACCAGCTCGGTCGAGGTCGTCAGAGGCGAAGACCTAAAACGCATGCCCGTGATGAACGTCAACGAAGCCCTGGTGGGTCTCGTGGCCGGCGTCTCGGTGCAGAACTCGACCGGTGACCCCAGCTCGGGAAAAGAATCGGACATTCGCATTCGCGGCATCAACGGCACCCCCCTGCTGGTCATCGACGGAGTACCCCGTTTCGGTGAAAACACCTCCGACGGAGAGATGCGCCTCTCCGACCTCAACCCCGACGACATCGAAAGCATCTCCATGCTGAAAGACGCCGCCGCGGCAGCCGTCTACGGAGCCCGTGCCGCCAACGGCGTCATTCTCGTCAAGACCAAGCGAGGCGAAGACAGCCAGAAAGTAAGAGTCAACTATCGGGGACAGTTCAACCTGCAACAAGCCACCTGCCTGCCCGATTTCCTCAATGCCGAAGAGTTTGCCACCCTCTATAACCGCGCCGTCGACGCCCGCGGCGACGACGTGTATGAGAAATACGACCTCGAAGCCATCAAAAGCAACCCCAACCTATATGGCGACGAAAACCTGCTCGACTACCTCGACAAGTTTGGATACTCGACCTTGCACAGCCTCTCGGTATCGGGCGGAAACAAGTTTGTGAGATATTACATCTCGGGCGGGTACACCAATATCAAAGGTCTCTACTCGGGTGTGGGGCGCGACCGTTTCAACTACTCGGCCAAGCTCGACGCCTACATCGTCAAGGGGCTCACCCTCTCGCTCGACATCACCGGGAATCGCTCCAACAACAAAAACACCAGCTACACGACCATCGACGCCGCATACGGCTACTCCCCCTTGCAGGTATTGCGCTACACCTCGGGCGAACTGGCCAGCATCAGCGGCAGCAACCCGTTGCTGGCCGTCGACGGGCTGGGCGGATATATCCGCAACAAGACCAACTTCAATACCCTCTCGGCCACCCTCAACTACGAATTCCAGGCCGTGAAGGGATTGTCGCTCTACCTCAAAGCGACGGTCGACAACAACAACTCGATAAACACGACATTCAGCAGCCCCGAGACACTCTACCTCTACGACAGTGAAACAGGCGAAATATCGGAAGACCCGCTCACGACCTACCCCACGGCCAAGATAAGCCTCTCGCAGCGTGACCAGTTTGTCGACAACAAGCTCTTCGAAGGCGGCATCAACTACACCAATACTTTCCGCGAGCGCCACGATTTCAGCGCCATGCTCGTCGCCAACTACCAGGATTACCGCAACCGCTACATGACGGGAACCAACAACGACATGGCCGGGAAATATCCCGAAGTCATCGGCACGGCCACCGACAGCAAACTGGTCGGCAACGAGTATTTCTACCAACGTGCCTCGCTCATCGGACGCTTCACCTACGGATTCGACAACCGCTATTTCATCGAGACCAGTTTCCGCGTCGACGGTTCGACCAAGCTGCCCCCCGAGAACCGCTGGGGATTCTTCCCTACAGTGTCGGGAGCATGGATCCTCTCCAACGAGTCATTCTTCCGTTCGTGGGACCAGCCGGTCATCTCCAACCTCAAATTCCGCGCCTCGACCGGTCTTTTGGGTCGTGATGCCGTACTCACCGACTTCGGCTACCTGATGAACTACGTCTACACCACCAATTCGGGTTACCAAATCGGCGGGAACTTCAAACCGGGTATCATCACCGACCCCAACAGTTTCCCCAATCCCGACCTGAAATGGGAAAAGAGCCAAGACTACAACATCGCCGTCGATGCCGGATTCTGGAAAAACCGCTTCGCCTTGACGTATGAATACTACTGGCGATTCAAGACCGACATGCTCACCTACGCGCCCACCTACCTCTATCCGCCATCGGCCGGGACGGGGGGCAACGTGCCCTACATCAACTTCGGCAAGGTGAAGGCCTGGGGCTGGGATCTCACCCTCACGCACAAAAACAGTATCGGGCAATTCAAGTACGACGTCGGTGTCACGGTATCGAAGACTTTCGACGTGGTACTCGACTACGGCGACGAATCGTCGGTTGTCGAACACCAGCGCCGCAAAGGGCGCAGCAGCCAGTTGTGGCTGCTCTACCAGTCGGACGGGCTGTTCCAGTCCTGGGAAGAGATAGCCAACTACCCTGTCGACCAGGACGGCATGGGCAACACCACGCTGGCCCCCGGCGATATCAAATATAAAGATGTCGACGGCGACAATGTCATCACCGCCAACGACCGGGTATATGTCAAGAGCTCGGCCTACCCCGACTTCTCGATGAGTCTGAGCCTCGGATGCAGCTACAAAGGTTTCTTCATGAATGCCATGTTACAGGGAGTTGCCGGTTACCAGCAGCAGATAACCGAACTTTATACGCTCGAAAGCAGCAGCTTGCAACGATTCCAGCGCTACCACCTCACCGATACCTGGACCGAAGAC